TACTGAGTGCGCCTGAAGACTCAGGCAACTGAGAGCAGACGAAGTGCATACGCACCTGATGGCCAAACTAAAACCTAAGCTTTTCACTCTTGAGCAAAGGCTTTAGCGGTGCTAGTTTATTATTTCTTATCGCAAGCAGCGGTGAGCACGGTTCGCTTTTAGCGCGCTGTCAGGTCTGGGGCTAATCTCGCTGCATTTTTTAACAGGACCGCGAGTCAATTGTTATGGCTACAAGCTACAAATTAACCAGGTTGAAAGCTGGCAGAGACTATATTGCTGACAATTTTCAAACGCCACTTAGCCTGGCTGATATGGCACAGCAGGCATACCTCTCGCCTTACCATTTTTTACGTGTTTTCAAGCATACTTATGGTGAAACGCCCAACGAGTTTTTGATCCGGCTCAGAGTTGAGCAGGCTAAGAAAATGCTGATCACAGAGAATTATAGTATTTCAGAGGTGTGCGAGCATGTGGGTTACACCAGTCTGGGAAGCTTTTCTTCGTTGTTTTTGAAACAAACGGGTATGGCACCAACTTTGTATCGGCGCAAGCTGTGGGCTTTGTCGGCTGAGCCATTTTGCTTTCCCGCACGAGCCATTCCTGCCTGTTACGCATTTCACTTTTTAGGCAAATAGCGCAATATTGGAGAAACCTTCGCTGGATTTTATCTATACAATAAAGGTGAACTTACAATAGGGAATATAACTATGATCACATCCATAGCGCATGCAACAATCTATGTCCTTAATCAGGATGAAGCACTTGATTTTTATAAAAATAAGCTCGGATTCGAAGTTGGCGATGACATGAAAGTAGAAGGCGGTTTTCGATGGCTGACGGTGTATCCGAAATCGAACTCTCAGCTTCAACTGGTACTGGCCGAGCCAAAAGAGGGCCCCATGTTCAGCAAAGACGCCGCGGATAAAATCCGTAGCCTGGTCAAAGAAGGCGCATTTGGCGCAGGCGTGTTCGAAACGGAAAATTGCCAGAAAACGTACGACGCGCTTGTCGCCAAAGGCGTGGAGTTTATGCAGCCCCCCACAGAGCAACTATACGGCATTGAAGCTATGGGCGTAGACAACTCAGGGAACTGGTTCAGCCTAGTCCAGCGATAAGTGAGCGATAAATGAACGACTGTAATTAGCCGATGGGCCGCTGTTCTCAGCCCATCGGCTAGTGACAAATTGCTGAAGGCGCAATTTCAAAGCGCCTAACTAGGACGACTTTTTGGTGAGATAGATAAACAAGCCCAGGGCGGCCAATAACATGGCGGTACTGGTAATAATTGCCACCGGATAATATAAATTACCAGCCAGCTCAAGCTGACTGTATTTAATCACCATGA
The DNA window shown above is from Pseudoalteromonas viridis and carries:
- a CDS encoding VOC family protein, producing MITSIAHATIYVLNQDEALDFYKNKLGFEVGDDMKVEGGFRWLTVYPKSNSQLQLVLAEPKEGPMFSKDAADKIRSLVKEGAFGAGVFETENCQKTYDALVAKGVEFMQPPTEQLYGIEAMGVDNSGNWFSLVQR
- a CDS encoding AraC family transcriptional regulator — its product is MATSYKLTRLKAGRDYIADNFQTPLSLADMAQQAYLSPYHFLRVFKHTYGETPNEFLIRLRVEQAKKMLITENYSISEVCEHVGYTSLGSFSSLFLKQTGMAPTLYRRKLWALSAEPFCFPARAIPACYAFHFLGK